Proteins found in one Magnolia sinica isolate HGM2019 chromosome 5, MsV1, whole genome shotgun sequence genomic segment:
- the LOC131245333 gene encoding uncharacterized protein At4g18490 isoform X2: MAESQNGTSSTVGSKKKSPLLDEEIGGDFLNSWKSTTVGEGALDFNCEAVPQGRKNTFNFDKMNIDFALDGDFDKISSFKMDMSDLDFSSPPRKAEKPKERSGKESLLGKEERKQDRFTFSFDFNELDGFDLDSSLLKREKKSDKVAVNKALDSPIKHVKGQHSISNAATSSDKLEISGTKKLPTLDSGTTSKFDHLVSSHVDIDTFPGCKNPGNQNVSPDAATFPEKQITTAAQEGSRECNEAQLHREKSEMIASVEPYAQHAIQDTSAQSVSDGDSVLQNVPKLQTGLCSLDAEADTKSCREPDHSVKSIVSSQSRNSSPVNSYNPKGLTPTGTRESQNSDTEFQKDSGSQNHVARGNKTRIESTQAKISVQDAPIKPISQKLHAMKDTGENLNSIPKVLLTPLRRESRLDKLVTMKEKETDAVHSKYFSKSEDTKSQLSSPPAAKKMYAFCGKKMEGMHLGPTDGKSHEFRESDEQAGIQKVGTLKSLSRPVTKGLSVILGSEKNEKERDTSRFEVNPVNLPVHTVPSSTPKSINTKLVLSSIVPIKNPKITSVERPKLSPLNVDKKKNEIASLKISRNITSKSEPSKSMFNKERESVKHSERNMGTYVNMGCKMVHSVNMDKLALLSTSLKRKSFEGSNADSVTFNPLKRATESPTESRKVWEDPQRTEEKRASLSKEFHASAENLEDQHGDICYGQPTSPLDLPLEASMTDLEVQILTESDGNVEKAEACAKELEDICNMLRKKHEEAKELLVRAIVNNNQLLMLNHPIYEEKIRTIQRYAACMLSQQNQP, from the exons ATGGCAGAATCACAGAATGGCACTTCTTCAACTGTTGGTTCGAAAAAGAAAAGTCCTCTGCTAG ATGAAGAAATTGGAGGGGATTTTCTCAACTCCTGGAAATCAACGACAGTTGGGGAAGGTGCATTGGATTTTAACTGTGAGGCGGTTCCCCAGGGCAGGAAAAATACCTTCAATTTTGACAAGAT GAATATCGATTTTGCACTTGATGGTGATTTTGACAAAATATCATCCTTCAAGATGGACATGTCCGACCTGGATTTCTCCAGCCCACCCAGAAAGGCTGAGAAGCCCAAGGAAAGATCTGGAAAAGAATCACTCTTAGGGAAAGAGGAACGAAAGCAAGATCGGTTCACCTTCAGTTTTGATTTCAATGA GCTGGATGGTTTTGATCTGGATTCAAGCTTGctgaaaagggaaaagaaatctGACAAAGTTGCAGTTAATAAGGCACTTGATTCACCAATTAAACATGTGAAGGGTCAACATTCCATAAGCAATGCAGCTACAAGTAGTGATAAGCTTGAAATCAGTGGCACTAAGAAATTACCAACGTTAGACAGTGGAACCACATCAAAGTTTGACCATCTTGTTAGCAGCCATGTGGACATTGATACTTTTCCCGGTTGTAAAAATCCTGGAAATCAAAATGTGTCTCCTGATGCTGCAACTTTTCCGGAGAAACAAATAACTACAGCTGCACAAGAAGGAAGTAGAGAATGTAATGAAGCCCAGCTGCATAGAGAAAAATCGGAAATGATAGCCTCTGTGGAACCATATGCGCAACACGCTATCCAAGATACATCTGCTCAATCTGTTTCTGATGGTGATTCAGTACTTCAAAATGTTCCAAAATTACAAACAGGGCTTTGTTCCTTAGATGCAGAAGCAGATACTAAGTCATGCAGAGAACCAGATCATAGTGTCAAATCGATAGTTAGTTCACAGTCCCGGAATTCTAGCCCTGTTAATTCATATAATCCAAAGGGTTTGACACCGACAGGTACAAGAGAATCACAGAACTCTGATACTGAGTTCCAGAAAGATTCAGGGAGCCAAAATCATGTTGCCAGGGGAAATAAAACCAGGATTGAATCAACCCAAGCCAAAATAAGTGTTCAAGATGCTCCTATTAAGCCTATCTCACAGAAACTGCATGCCATGAAAGACACTGGAGAAAACTTGAATTCAATTCCAAAGGTTCTTCTAACACCATTGCGTAG GGAATCAAGACTTGATAAACTTGTgacaatgaaagaaaaagaaactgaTGCTGTCCACTCGAAGTATTTCAGCAAATCAGAAGATACTAAATCTCAATTGTCTTCACCACCAGCTGCAAAGAAAATGTATGCATTCTGTGGCAAAAAAATGGAAGGCATGCACCTAGGCCCCACTGATGGGAAAAG CCATGAATTTAGGGAAAGTGATGAACAAGCCGGGATTCAAAAGGTCGGTACATTGAAGTCATTAAGCAGACCTGTCACAAAAGGCTTATCTGTTATATTGGGaagtgaaaagaatgaaaaggagCGCGATACATCGCG TTTTGAAGTTAATCCTGTCAACTTACCAGTACACACTGTTCCATCAAGCACTCCAAAGAGTATCAATACTAAACTTGTACTCTCAAGCATTGTGCCTATAAAAAACCCTAAGATTACTTCTGTTGAGAGGCCTAAGCTTTCTCCTCTGAATgttgataagaaaaaaaatgaaattgctagcttgaagatttcaag GAATATAACATCAAAAAGTGAGCCTTCAAAGTCCATGTTTAACAAAGAAAGGGAATCAGTAAAGCATTCAGAGAGAAATATGGGGACATATGTAAACATGGGATGCAAGATGGTCCATTCTGTGAACATGGACAAACTTGCACTGTTAAGCACATCTTTGAAGCGAAAATCATTTGAG GGATCAAATGCAGATTCAGTGACCTTCAATCCATTAAAACGTGCCACAGAATCTCCCACAGAAAGCAG GAAAGTATGGGAAGATCCCCAAAGAACTGAAGAGAAAAGGGCAAGTTTATCAAAAGAGTTTCATGCATCT GCTGAGAATCTAGAAGATCAACATGGAGATATTTGCTACGGCCAGCCGACTTCTCCACTTGATCTTCCTCTAGAGGCAAGCATGACAGATTTGGAAGTCCAGATACTGACAGAGAGTGATGGAAATGTAGAAAAGGCTGAAGCCTGTGCAAAGGAGCTTGAAGAT ATATGCAACATGCTGAGAAAGAAACATGAGGAAGCCAAGGAGCTATTGGTTCGTGCAATCGTAAACAACAACCAACTGCTGATGCTGAATCATCCCATCTATGAAGAGAAG ATCCGAACAATTCAGAGGTATGCTGCCTGCATGCTGTCTCAGCAGAATCAACCTTGA
- the LOC131245333 gene encoding uncharacterized protein At4g18490 isoform X1 — translation MAESQNGTSSTVGSKKKSPLLDEEIGGDFLNSWKSTTVGEGALDFNCEAVPQGRKNTFNFDKMNIDFALDGDFDKISSFKMDMSDLDFSSPPRKAEKPKERSGKESLLGKEERKQDRFTFSFDFNELDGFDLDSSLLKREKKSDKVAVNKALDSPIKHVKGQHSISNAATSSDKLEISGTKKLPTLDSGTTSKFDHLVSSHVDIDTFPGCKNPGNQNVSPDAATFPEKQITTAAQEGSRECNEAQLHREKSEMIASVEPYAQHAIQDTSAQSVSDGDSVLQNVPKLQTGLCSLDAEADTKSCREPDHSVKSIVSSQSRNSSPVNSYNPKGLTPTGTRESQNSDTEFQKDSGSQNHVARGNKTRIESTQAKISVQDAPIKPISQKLHAMKDTGENLNSIPKVLLTPLRRESRLDKLVTMKEKETDAVHSKYFSKSEDTKSQLSSPPAAKKMYAFCGKKMEGMHLGPTDGKSHEFRESDEQAGIQKVGTLKSLSRPVTKGLSVILGSEKNEKERDTSRFEVNPVNLPVHTVPSSTPKSINTKLVLSSIVPIKNPKITSVERPKLSPLNVDKKKNEIASLKISRNITSKSEPSKSMFNKERESVKHSERNMGTYVNMGCKMVHSVNMDKLALLSTSLKRKSFEGSNADSVTFNPLKRATESPTESRKVWEDPQRTEEKRAENLEDQHGDICYGQPTSPLDLPLEASMTDLEVQILTESDGNVEKAEACAKELEDICNMLRKKHEEAKELLVRAIVNNNQLLMLNHPIYEEKNSEVCCLHAVSAESTLSGSSWGRMQKDYIATLYFPCLCCGTCIIMLVHAQLHAIEVTADWLFSLYCKDCSKRLSSFLRL, via the exons ATGGCAGAATCACAGAATGGCACTTCTTCAACTGTTGGTTCGAAAAAGAAAAGTCCTCTGCTAG ATGAAGAAATTGGAGGGGATTTTCTCAACTCCTGGAAATCAACGACAGTTGGGGAAGGTGCATTGGATTTTAACTGTGAGGCGGTTCCCCAGGGCAGGAAAAATACCTTCAATTTTGACAAGAT GAATATCGATTTTGCACTTGATGGTGATTTTGACAAAATATCATCCTTCAAGATGGACATGTCCGACCTGGATTTCTCCAGCCCACCCAGAAAGGCTGAGAAGCCCAAGGAAAGATCTGGAAAAGAATCACTCTTAGGGAAAGAGGAACGAAAGCAAGATCGGTTCACCTTCAGTTTTGATTTCAATGA GCTGGATGGTTTTGATCTGGATTCAAGCTTGctgaaaagggaaaagaaatctGACAAAGTTGCAGTTAATAAGGCACTTGATTCACCAATTAAACATGTGAAGGGTCAACATTCCATAAGCAATGCAGCTACAAGTAGTGATAAGCTTGAAATCAGTGGCACTAAGAAATTACCAACGTTAGACAGTGGAACCACATCAAAGTTTGACCATCTTGTTAGCAGCCATGTGGACATTGATACTTTTCCCGGTTGTAAAAATCCTGGAAATCAAAATGTGTCTCCTGATGCTGCAACTTTTCCGGAGAAACAAATAACTACAGCTGCACAAGAAGGAAGTAGAGAATGTAATGAAGCCCAGCTGCATAGAGAAAAATCGGAAATGATAGCCTCTGTGGAACCATATGCGCAACACGCTATCCAAGATACATCTGCTCAATCTGTTTCTGATGGTGATTCAGTACTTCAAAATGTTCCAAAATTACAAACAGGGCTTTGTTCCTTAGATGCAGAAGCAGATACTAAGTCATGCAGAGAACCAGATCATAGTGTCAAATCGATAGTTAGTTCACAGTCCCGGAATTCTAGCCCTGTTAATTCATATAATCCAAAGGGTTTGACACCGACAGGTACAAGAGAATCACAGAACTCTGATACTGAGTTCCAGAAAGATTCAGGGAGCCAAAATCATGTTGCCAGGGGAAATAAAACCAGGATTGAATCAACCCAAGCCAAAATAAGTGTTCAAGATGCTCCTATTAAGCCTATCTCACAGAAACTGCATGCCATGAAAGACACTGGAGAAAACTTGAATTCAATTCCAAAGGTTCTTCTAACACCATTGCGTAG GGAATCAAGACTTGATAAACTTGTgacaatgaaagaaaaagaaactgaTGCTGTCCACTCGAAGTATTTCAGCAAATCAGAAGATACTAAATCTCAATTGTCTTCACCACCAGCTGCAAAGAAAATGTATGCATTCTGTGGCAAAAAAATGGAAGGCATGCACCTAGGCCCCACTGATGGGAAAAG CCATGAATTTAGGGAAAGTGATGAACAAGCCGGGATTCAAAAGGTCGGTACATTGAAGTCATTAAGCAGACCTGTCACAAAAGGCTTATCTGTTATATTGGGaagtgaaaagaatgaaaaggagCGCGATACATCGCG TTTTGAAGTTAATCCTGTCAACTTACCAGTACACACTGTTCCATCAAGCACTCCAAAGAGTATCAATACTAAACTTGTACTCTCAAGCATTGTGCCTATAAAAAACCCTAAGATTACTTCTGTTGAGAGGCCTAAGCTTTCTCCTCTGAATgttgataagaaaaaaaatgaaattgctagcttgaagatttcaag GAATATAACATCAAAAAGTGAGCCTTCAAAGTCCATGTTTAACAAAGAAAGGGAATCAGTAAAGCATTCAGAGAGAAATATGGGGACATATGTAAACATGGGATGCAAGATGGTCCATTCTGTGAACATGGACAAACTTGCACTGTTAAGCACATCTTTGAAGCGAAAATCATTTGAG GGATCAAATGCAGATTCAGTGACCTTCAATCCATTAAAACGTGCCACAGAATCTCCCACAGAAAGCAG GAAAGTATGGGAAGATCCCCAAAGAACTGAAGAGAAAAGG GCTGAGAATCTAGAAGATCAACATGGAGATATTTGCTACGGCCAGCCGACTTCTCCACTTGATCTTCCTCTAGAGGCAAGCATGACAGATTTGGAAGTCCAGATACTGACAGAGAGTGATGGAAATGTAGAAAAGGCTGAAGCCTGTGCAAAGGAGCTTGAAGAT ATATGCAACATGCTGAGAAAGAAACATGAGGAAGCCAAGGAGCTATTGGTTCGTGCAATCGTAAACAACAACCAACTGCTGATGCTGAATCATCCCATCTATGAAGAGAAG AATTCAGAGGTATGCTGCCTGCATGCTGTCTCAGCAGAATCAACCTTGAGTGGCTCTTCTTGGGGGCGGATGCAGAAAGATTACATCGCTACTCTCTACTTTCCATGCTTATGCTGTGGCACATGTATCATCATGCTGGTGCATGCTCAGCTCCATGCAATTGAAGTCACAGCTGATTGGTTGTTTTCTCTTTACTGTAAAGATTGTAGCAAGCGATTGTCTTCCTTTCTCCGACTCTAG